The genomic DNA AAATCACCACCCAAGTACCAACTGTACTACACCCTAGGGGCTATTATTTATATTTCATCGGAGTAAAAGGTGATATTATTCACCCTAAGTGACCCAATATTGTCGGTCTTTCGGCAAAATACAAGCAGGTAAATCTCATGGGGCATTTTGAATAAATttgaatgaataaataaattaaaataacttattaaattaaataaataagtttgaatacaTACGTGTTCAACTAACGGTGTAAATGAGTTAAGCCGCTTGCAAGCTATTCGAGTCTCGGTTTGAAAAAAATTCATTCGAGTCCGTTCCATTAAGTTAACAAGTCAAGCTCGAGTTTAACCGTATTTGATACATAAGCTCACAAACATGATCGTTTAGCAACTCGCGCATGTGTTCGTTAAGAGGCTCCCAAATATATTTGTTAAGTGACTTATTTatcttattatatatataacagTCTCTGTTTACTTGGAGGTGTGAAAAGTAAAACCAAGTAAAGTTTTCCTACATGGAAATTTTTCCTTGTTTACTTTATTCAAAATTTAGAATGGGTTGGGAAAATAATTCTTTGGCAGATAATTTTTGAAGGAAAATTCAATCTTGGGAGGAAAAGCAAAGCTGCAACGGGAAATAAAGAATATAaaacaaaaattacataaattctTATGTGGTAGAGATATGTAGGGGGCTCCTTTCATAGAATTAGAAAGTCAATCTTATGGTCAACGGTTGCAGTCTAAGGGTTATAAGGCTCTAGTCCCCTACATCCTCTCGatcgactcattggatcaagggGCTCTACTCCCCTACATCTTCCCGATTGGCTCACATGTTCACGGGGCTCTACTCCCCTATATCCTCCCGCTCAATTTCTAATCAAATCTTCGAGTCATGGGGTACTGCTCTCCTATATCATCGTACTCAATTCCTGATCAGATCTCTGACACACAGGGCTATATTTCCCTCAACTCCCTATAAGATGAATAGACATACAATCAGACCCGTCACTGCATGATCGGAGATTGGGTCTCCTTTTTTTACTAACTCATTATCCCACTATTTGAGTCAGACCTTGAAAGCCCAATTGACCTTTCAACTCAGGAGCTCATTCCATAATTAATCCTGCACGTGGGATTGTCAGAACTAAGTGAGACGATATCTTTGTACAAAATACGGAATACCAGAACCATATGGGCAATGAGATTGCACACTACAACAAAGATACATAGATTTGAGATATCCCTTATGCTGATATGACATTTAATTAATGCGAGAATTATAAAGGAGTTATAAATGGATCCCACCCCTGTGTGGGCAAGTTCATCTTTTGCTTCACACACATCTTACATTCTTCTACTACTGTCCATCTTCCATATTTTCTTCATGTCACTGATTTGAGAGTCAGAGTGATTACACCAAGGAACCCTGACCTACTTACTAATGCTCCTTTTTCCTTCACCTTGTTATCTTGCAAGTCTTCTTGTAGTCAACTTCAAAATCATCTCGTTGGTGATCCCCTTTTTCTCCTTCAAGGTCTTCTTGCAATCAACTTCAAAGCTATATCACCGATAGTCTAGCTTTCGCTAATTTTGAACATGATCAAATCCCCATCTACCTTTCACTATAATAAAGCTAGGTTTTATCCTTCGTCTTGCTCTTATATCCGCCGCTCCAGCATGTCGTCGCTCCAActattctctttctctcttctgtcGTACTGCTCTTGTCTTGACAACCTTTTCATTAGCAATTGTTGCACATCGTCACTCCAACCATCCTCAAAATCTTTTGCGACAACTTTCATTGGCATTCCTCGGTCGAGCAGTTGTAGCAATGCAACCGTCGAGTAACATATTTCCAGCCATCGAGCATAGTCCTAAGCATCAAATTGACAACAATGTGGTTCGATGTTCCTAGGTGACTAACAAGCCCAAACCCAATTAGCTTGTATATGTTAACGAGTCAAGCTCGAACTTGAGCTTGATTATGTGTCTAATGAGTTCAAACTCGAGCTTATTTAAtgatatgaaaatgatatgttgaCGAGTTGAGCTCAAACCAAACTTGTTTAACTTTTAAATGAGTTATTTTTGAGCAGCCGCTCACGAACCATTTAATAATTTCATTATTAACTAAAGTCGAATTTAACAATTATAGATCTCGAGCCAAACTCaatcataaggaaaaataaaccGAGCCAAGCTTGAGCCTCTTACTATTTGACTCAGCTTAGCTCGGCTCGATGATATCCCTAGATTCTGCTTGATAATAGAAGTCTGTTCAACTTGTTATTGTTAATAAAAGATTATGAATTGGCCTCGACGGATTGACCTACATGAGTGGTTGCTTCACTAGGTGTTGGAATCAATTTTCAGCGAGTGCAAAATACCTCACTCGGTGTCCGATTTTTTCCATGCAAAAAGTCGCTATGTTAGGACAAATGCCCCTCATAATTGGCCCTCTTACAAAGACTATGACATCACCCTATAGGAGCCGCTAACCTAACGGTTTCATTTTTACTCTAATAAAAGATTGTAAATCGTAGATTGTGAAGTGTTgatgaacaatgttcacaaataaaatttgtgaatcttgttcattaataaattcttatcaacatattaaataaataaaataattttaaaaataaataaacaaatttctATTATCAAACACAATAATAaaccaataaattttaaaatataaaaattttaaacaacatctaaataaaatttaaaccaaatttaaatttataaacaaGAATTAAGTCAAATTTGAATAACTATTTTAATatcttaatttattttaagttgATTTAGCTTAACCCAGAGTTGGACGTTTACAACTCTCCCTTTGCCAACAAAGAAGGGAAGCCTTTGTTCATTGTCATTTGTCAACGAAGAGGAAACACTCAAATTACGATAAAGCACTCCTAGGCCCGCCAATCACATATCACGTCCATCAAGTATAATTGTTATAAACTTGTTGCGTTAATTTTAAAAAGGGTGCAACAAATTAAAACTCTACCTGGGATACATAGGGGTGCAAATGCGAATCGAACtgaatataatataaaaatattaatatttgtgtttgagtttaaaaaatatatataatatttaaatttaaaaatagaaaatataataattttggaATGACCTTGAGTTtagtttaaattattttcaagtataattgaattataatttgaaaTAACTTTAATTTGAATtcgatttatttatttaaattttaaattgaatataTTTAAATAACAATAATTATAGTTTGAATTTGATTGATGAACAAGTCgtgaataattaaataaaatattataaattttaattctgTTTGTAAAAAAATTATGTGGGGATTTTTTTAATCAGTAAAACGCGTCAGTGACGTGGCACTCATGCAACCTACTAAAAAAAGATCGACCAATCTAAAATAATTAACATTCCAATTAATCCTCCGGCCTCCTCCCTTCTGGAGAAAGAAAGGGCGGAATGGCTGCGACGACGGCTGAGCAAGCGGCGGCGAACCCTGCCTTGGCGCCGGACGTGGAGTCTCCGGCGCAGCCCGGCCTGGATCTGGCGCAGTTCGCGGCGGGATGCTTCTGGAGCGTGGAGCTCGCTTTCCAGCGCTTGGAGGGCGTGGTCAAGACCGAGGTGGGTTACTCCCAGGGCCACCTCCCCGATCCCACCTACAAAGACGTCTGCGGCGACAACACCGGCCACGCCGAAGTGGTCCGCCTCCACTTCGACCCAGCGGTCTGCCCCTACTCCAACCTCCTCGCCCTTTTCTGGTCTCGCCATGATCCCACCACGCTCAATCGCCAGGTGTGCCTCATCTCGACTAATTGTTCATCCTCTCTTTTGACGTAGTTCTATCATTTTTTCTGTAGAGGAGATCAATCGAATTAGAATGAGCCTCTCCTGAACACCAAAATCGATTCTTTTCTCGTCATTTTTTATTAGTTTCAGTATCTGGAAGGATCTAGGTGAGTAGATCCTTGACAACTCATTGTATACCGATTCTCACGGTATTCGGGACTATCAagcaaaataaatgtttaaacaaTTGATCGGAAAGAATAAATCAACCTGATTTTAGGAAAAATGTTTAGTTTTAAGGTATACCAATTCAATCGTGTATTTGTTCCTTTACCTTAACCATACATTTGGAAGATGTCCCGGTTTTGACAAGTTTTTGTAGAACTTAATGTTAGAGTGGGTGCCTTACAAGCCAACTGTTGGTTAGGGTTTTATTAACTCTTGTAAATAAAcaacctttattttaatataattcaattcgGTTTGAGATTACTTTGTCTTTATACCCATGCTAGATGCATAGATAAAGTACTTGAATATACTGTAATGAGATGTGGTAGTACATATGATGACTATCATGAAATATATCAATATTCACTTATATTCTAAATATGTTCCTAGTTAATTGGGCCGCCtaataaataaggataaaagACCGTTCAAGCTAGAGACTAGCATCTGGTGTATCACTTTTCATTGGTAAGAATATAGAAATGTTCAAACATACAGATGAGTGATCATACGATGAGTTCATCGAACATCCCTCACACAAATTTTtcaagtggttatcatttatcgAGTGGATAAGTCTTTAGTTGTGGTTGTACACTAGTAGTCCTTATGACCCGAGACAACACTAAGACTCTATGCTGGGCTATACTTTGACTCAATTACCGACTCCATTAGGGTTATTAGGTAGTGAGATTGGGTGTAGTAACGAAACATGTAAGAGTCAATGCATTGTAATTAGGGATTCACGACACACCCACGGATgtggatatcctatgtaatataCATTTTATAGTGTATGAAGTCTCTGATCAAAGCTGTAAGATATGCTTTAGGAAATGAGTTTCCTAGTTGCACATGTGATATCACTATATGATATATCACATGGTTGTCAAATCAATATACAACCCTTGATGTACCATTGGTTGTAGATTTGACCgggatatatgagatgaagggaTCAGACTGTACATTAACTATAATCGACTGATTCTTACCGACACTATTTAGTGATACCTAGGCAGTACTGCTAGACGCTCTTACCATGATTTGTTGGATATTAATCAGAATTAATTCTAACATCCTATAATTAAGGAGTTAATCATAGGATGAGGTTATTAAGGGTATGCCTGAATAAAGGACGAGTATAACCCTAACTCACAAAGAGTTGTGAACTCATGGCTGGCTGTTTCTCTGAGCCATTGAGGGTCACACAAGTATTGGTTTCCCTATTTCTTGTTGAATTCGGCGAAtaaagtttgatgtgatcaaatagtgAATTGACAACTAAAattgatatgatcaaatgttaTGATTCATAAAAGAGGTTGTATATGATTTCCAGTTAAAGGAAATAAGGAGAGTGGAAGAGTTCTAGATAGAGTCCacaaattatatttatgttattgCAATAGCAAGCAAGTGTGTTTGCCGCGTCAACGATATTGGATCATTGATATAATTACAATGGACTCGCATTATTGTGTTCTAGAAAAGTTATAAAAATCCAATAGACAAAGATGGAAGAGGGACAATAGGCCTTGAAAGCCTAAGCCCATTATAATCacattaattttatctaaaattatgaGAAGAGAAATAAGAATGAGAAGAAAATTAAGACTTGATTCAAACAAATATCATGAGTTCTGTTCTCTTCACCCTATTGGCCAATTTTCTCCACTAACTCCACTCCTCCATGAAGTTCACGGCAGCCACCTCTCCTTGGAGAGAAGTATGAAAGCCAAACAAAATGATTATCTTCTATTTGAAGAAATTGGGACAGCACTTTTTCCTTCTCTTTGGAAAATTTTGGCAGCCACACTTTTCTTCCTTGGAGAGAATCAACCTTTTGAGCCTTCCTTGGAGAGTTGAGGAGCAAAgctttttattttcttccttgaAAATTGTGGGTGGTAACCTCTACGCTTCTTCCGTGGAGAATTCAAACAACaattcttttcttctccttggaAAATTCGGACAACCATATTTCTTCTCCTCGGAGAATTTTGGCAACCATCATCACTTAATTCGGCAGCCCCTCTCAAAGGAAGAAGATAAAGATCTTCTTCCCTTTCATCCATCAAAAGAGTACCATCTCCTTGTCGCTAGTTTTTCCTTCTCCGAGAAGGATTGTTGCCGCCCACATTCTTTCAAATTTTTGGGAAGTGCAGCCCCTTGTCAAGAGCTACTTGGTAGCCCCTTGTGAAGGGGTTAATTGGGCAGCCCCTTCCTCATCTTTGAGGAAGACATTTTCTATCGTCTCGACGAAAAATGACACTTGATCTCTAGTGcgatcaagtgttggaaagagGACTCCGATCATAGACTGGATTAGAGGAAGCATGAGCTCGTGACAAACAACCAAGAGTTATTCCGCTAAGCCCAGAATAGTTGGAGTCATCTCCAAACAAAGGTTGTTTTTGGAGATATGTTTTTCACTTGTACTTTAATTCATATGTATATTGATGCAtatgttaatagttttatttagattatgcttaaatgatctaatatGTTATCTTAGATAGTTTAGCATAtgtaaataaaatgattaaattgccattagatgaattatttacttGATAGTTTATCTTTTCTATGCTTTTAGGATCTTGCTTGAATGGTTAGATTGTaatgcatgcttagattaaaaatcatatttatatttgttttaaaaatcaatacgaacactcctttgatttaattgttaaagcataaaataaaattttaaattttcattggaCATGGGTGTAGAATAGAAACACGATATCCAAATTTAGAATCTGGTTT from Zingiber officinale cultivar Zhangliang chromosome 4A, Zo_v1.1, whole genome shotgun sequence includes the following:
- the LOC121971974 gene encoding peptide methionine sulfoxide reductase-like — protein: MAATTAEQAAANPALAPDVESPAQPGLDLAQFAAGCFWSVELAFQRLEGVVKTEVGYSQGHLPDPTYKDVCGDNTGHAEVVRLHFDPAVCPYSNLLALFWSRHDPTTLNRQGIDVGSQYRSGIYYYNEEQAKFARESLEQKQNQLENEIVTEILPAKKFYKAEEYHQQYLEKGGKEGAKQSARKGCNDPIRCYG